The following proteins come from a genomic window of Synechococcus sp. NB0720_010:
- a CDS encoding proline/glycine betaine ABC transporter permease yields MVLTLASLEQAGPLGLGVDAAVEWLLNNGQGLFDVVQVAIERLTATLEFVLAQPAPWLFALVVAVVGWRLVGGSFALFSLLGLNLVLALGLWEPMLATLALVITSSLLALLLGFPLAVLGTRQPWLWRLLRPGLDLMQTMPAFVYLIPAVMLFSTGAVPAIIATLIFAMPPIVRLTYLGITQVPTDLVEAGRSFGCSDLQLLWMVQLPSALPTVMSGVNQTIMLALSMVVITSMIGGGGLGDVVLRGIQQLNVGLGFEGGIAVVILAVILDRLSQGLSPSNARRQR; encoded by the coding sequence ATGGTGCTCACGCTGGCGAGTCTCGAGCAGGCCGGGCCGCTGGGGCTAGGGGTAGATGCCGCTGTGGAGTGGCTCTTAAACAACGGCCAGGGCCTCTTCGACGTGGTCCAGGTCGCCATTGAGCGATTGACCGCAACGCTTGAGTTCGTCCTGGCTCAACCCGCGCCATGGCTGTTTGCCCTGGTCGTTGCCGTGGTGGGGTGGCGTTTGGTGGGAGGCAGCTTTGCCCTCTTCAGCCTGCTGGGCTTGAACCTGGTCCTGGCCCTGGGTCTTTGGGAGCCGATGCTCGCCACCTTGGCCCTCGTGATCACCTCCTCACTGTTGGCCTTGCTTCTGGGCTTTCCCCTGGCGGTGCTTGGGACCCGTCAGCCCTGGCTCTGGAGACTGCTGCGCCCCGGACTGGATCTGATGCAGACGATGCCGGCCTTCGTCTACCTCATCCCGGCGGTGATGTTGTTCAGCACAGGAGCCGTTCCCGCGATCATCGCCACCTTGATCTTCGCCATGCCTCCGATCGTGCGGCTCACCTACCTGGGGATCACTCAGGTGCCCACAGATCTGGTGGAGGCCGGACGGTCCTTTGGTTGCAGCGACCTGCAACTGCTGTGGATGGTGCAACTCCCCAGCGCTCTACCGACGGTGATGAGCGGGGTCAACCAGACCATCATGTTGGCGCTCTCCATGGTGGTCATCACCTCAATGATCGGCGGAGGCGGCCTCGGCGATGTCGTGCTCAGAGGCATTCAACAGCTCAATGTTGGCCTGGGCTTCGAGGGGGGAATCGCGGTGGTGATCCTGGCGGTGATTCTCGATCGCCTGAGCCAGGGCCTCTCACCCAGCAACGCCCGGAGACAACGATGA
- a CDS encoding NAD(P)H-dependent oxidoreductase, whose translation MATASPQLLQALQWRYATKTFDPSQRIPTETWEALESALVLTASSYGLQPWKFLVITDAELRAQLRPHSWNQSQITDCSHLVVLLKKREILAADADRLIEATASTRGIDASLLEGYRQMIQVDLIDGPRSQAIGQWSANQVYIALGNLLTSAALLEVDTCAIEGFSPSDYDKILGLESSDYQSCVVCACGYRSAEDKYAGLAKVRYSASDLIEHR comes from the coding sequence ATGGCGACGGCCTCCCCGCAACTGCTGCAGGCCCTGCAGTGGCGCTACGCCACGAAGACCTTCGATCCCAGCCAGCGCATCCCGACTGAAACCTGGGAGGCGCTTGAGTCCGCCTTGGTTCTAACGGCCTCGTCCTATGGGCTCCAGCCCTGGAAGTTCTTGGTCATCACCGACGCCGAGCTGCGGGCCCAGCTACGCCCCCACTCCTGGAACCAATCTCAAATCACCGACTGCTCCCACCTGGTGGTGCTGCTGAAGAAGCGGGAGATCCTGGCCGCCGATGCCGATCGGCTGATCGAGGCCACCGCCTCAACCCGGGGCATCGACGCCAGCCTGCTCGAGGGGTACCGCCAGATGATTCAGGTGGATCTGATCGACGGACCCCGTAGCCAGGCCATTGGCCAGTGGAGCGCCAACCAGGTCTATATCGCCCTGGGCAACCTGCTCACCAGCGCCGCCCTGTTGGAGGTGGACACCTGCGCCATCGAGGGCTTCAGTCCCAGCGACTACGACAAGATCCTGGGACTCGAGAGCAGCGATTACCAAAGCTGCGTGGTCTGCGCCTGCGGCTACCGCAGCGCCGAGGACAAGTACGCCGGCCTCGCCAAGGTCCGCTACTCCGCCTCCGATCTGATTGAGCACCGCTAA
- a CDS encoding glycine betaine ABC transporter substrate-binding protein: MSDAPRWSRRSALVGGMGLAGLSLASLVQLGRQQQGGQRNSSESLAQSTIQAQGRTERRPLRLGWSPWADAEVISLMAKQLIETELGWPVERVLADIGIQYASVARGDLDLMLMAWLPLTHRDYWKRVRDRVLDLGPMYSGRLGWVVPDYVDPDLVNSIGDLRQASIAARFDHQVQGIDPGSGLNQLSQVALKDYDLSAIKLVASSSAAMSAVLDQAIRERRWVVVTSWTPHWMFARYKLRFLSDPKRAFGGTEWIHAIGQPDLSALAPEVTDFLTRFRIPDADLAEVLLKAHQDTAQSAVDAYLDQHPERVRYWVSGQIGPSGAAG; the protein is encoded by the coding sequence ATGAGCGACGCTCCACGCTGGTCACGGCGCAGCGCCCTGGTGGGCGGCATGGGCCTGGCGGGACTCTCGCTGGCGAGCTTGGTCCAGTTGGGTCGCCAACAACAGGGGGGCCAACGCAACAGCAGCGAATCCCTGGCTCAAAGCACAATTCAGGCGCAGGGCCGGACTGAGCGGAGACCCTTACGACTGGGCTGGTCCCCCTGGGCTGATGCGGAGGTGATCAGCCTGATGGCCAAGCAACTGATCGAGACGGAACTGGGCTGGCCCGTCGAACGCGTCCTGGCCGACATCGGCATCCAATACGCCTCCGTTGCCCGAGGGGATCTGGATTTGATGTTGATGGCCTGGCTTCCCCTGACCCATCGGGACTACTGGAAGCGCGTCCGCGATCGGGTCTTAGACCTCGGTCCGATGTACTCCGGACGGCTGGGCTGGGTCGTCCCCGACTACGTCGATCCGGATCTGGTCAACTCCATTGGCGATCTCCGCCAAGCCTCCATTGCTGCGCGCTTTGACCATCAGGTTCAAGGGATCGACCCGGGATCGGGCCTGAATCAGCTCTCACAGGTCGCCCTGAAGGACTACGACCTCAGCGCGATCAAGTTGGTGGCCTCGAGCAGTGCAGCGATGAGTGCCGTGCTGGACCAGGCCATCCGCGAGCGTCGTTGGGTCGTGGTCACCAGCTGGACACCCCACTGGATGTTTGCTCGCTACAAACTGCGATTCCTCAGCGACCCCAAACGCGCCTTCGGAGGAACTGAATGGATCCACGCCATCGGCCAGCCAGACCTCAGTGCTCTCGCCCCTGAGGTCACCGATTTCTTGACGCGCTTTCGGATCCCCGATGCCGATCTGGCCGAGGTGTTGTTGAAGGCCCATCAAGACACGGCCCAGTCCGCCGTGGACGCGTACCTCGATCAGCATCCGGAACGGGTCCGCTACTGGGTCAGCGGTCAGATCGGGCCCTCAGGTGCTGCGGGCTGA
- a CDS encoding glycine betaine/L-proline ABC transporter ATP-binding protein → MSAEITLQAVSKQFLGQPKAAVQQVSLTIQPGEIFVVMGLSGSGKSTLLRMINGLIEPSSGSVQVRGQALATLSPKALNQLRRNAMAMVFQSFALFPQRSVLDNAAFGLEVAGVPRAERQKQARRALERVGLGSQLKQKPAQLSGGMQQRVGLARALALDPPILLMDEAFSALDPLIRRDMQDLLLDLQAEQRRTVVFISHDLDEAIRIGDRIALMQSGEVLQCGTPQELLEAPANPAVRAFFQTVDRGSVLTLRQIVEPIPEDLGITLSLDSEGRFQGLRNPENIWIEASAAGALPSELLLNEAIHAVSSNPWPTPVLDPERRPLGVVTPRGLLQALKEQG, encoded by the coding sequence GTGTCTGCAGAGATCACACTTCAAGCCGTTTCAAAGCAGTTCTTGGGGCAGCCCAAAGCGGCTGTCCAGCAGGTCTCCCTCACGATCCAACCCGGCGAGATCTTTGTGGTGATGGGCCTCTCGGGCTCGGGGAAGTCCACCTTGTTGCGCATGATTAACGGACTGATCGAGCCCAGCTCGGGATCCGTGCAAGTGCGCGGCCAGGCCCTGGCGACACTCTCTCCAAAGGCGCTCAACCAACTGCGCCGGAACGCCATGGCCATGGTCTTCCAGTCCTTTGCCCTGTTCCCGCAACGCAGCGTTCTCGACAACGCTGCGTTTGGCCTGGAGGTGGCCGGCGTTCCCAGGGCGGAGCGTCAGAAGCAAGCCAGACGTGCCCTGGAGCGGGTGGGGCTGGGCAGCCAGTTGAAGCAGAAGCCAGCCCAACTATCCGGAGGGATGCAGCAGCGGGTGGGACTGGCCCGGGCCCTGGCGCTGGATCCCCCGATCCTGTTGATGGATGAGGCCTTCTCCGCCCTCGATCCGCTCATCCGCCGAGACATGCAGGACCTACTGCTGGACCTGCAGGCCGAACAGCGACGCACAGTGGTGTTCATCTCCCATGACCTCGATGAGGCCATCCGCATTGGCGATCGCATCGCCCTGATGCAATCGGGGGAGGTGCTGCAGTGCGGAACACCCCAGGAGCTCCTTGAAGCACCGGCGAACCCCGCGGTCCGGGCCTTCTTTCAAACGGTCGATCGGGGTTCGGTGCTCACCCTGCGGCAGATCGTCGAACCCATCCCCGAAGACCTGGGGATCACTCTCAGCCTGGATTCCGAGGGACGCTTCCAAGGCCTACGCAACCCAGAGAACATTTGGATCGAGGCTTCAGCCGCCGGAGCTCTCCCCTCGGAACTCCTGCTGAACGAGGCCATTCATGCGGTCTCAAGCAACCCCTGGCCCACCCCCGTTCTGGACCCTGAACGACGACCATTGGGAGTGGTGACACCAAGGGGGCTGCTGCAGGCCCTTAAGGAGCAGGGCTGA